The Ornithinimicrobium faecis region AGGTGATGGCCTCGGGCCGCCGCGACGGGGACAAGCTGCGCGGGTCCGCGGTCGTCGACGCCGAGCCGGGACTGGGCAAGACAACGATCGCGACCAGGTTCGCCCGCGAGGTCCATCGCCGCGGGTACCGCCGCCATGGCCCGTTCACCGACGACGGCAGTCAGCGGCTGCCGGTCGCGTTCGTGCCGCTGGCCGCTGGGGTCACGTTGAAGGGGTTGAACCAGCAGATCCTGAAGTTCTACGACCATCCCGCCGCGGAGCGTGCGAATAACCGGACGCAACTGACCTCGCTGGCCGTGGACTGCGTCACGACCTGCGCGACGCGGCTTGTCGTGATCGATGACCTGCACTTCATCGACTTCCGGCACAAGAATGGTATCGAGGTGTCCAACCATCTCAAGAGCCTGGCCAACGCGCTACCTGTCACATTCCTGTACGTCGGGGTGAATCTGATGGCTAAACGGTTCTTCGACGAGGGCATGGACGGTGAGCAGGCCGTCTACGCTCAGATGAGCCGACGGGCGACCCGGTGCCCGGTCACCCCGTTCAGCATCGACAATGACGCCGGCGCCCGCGCCTGGACCGACCTACTGTCCACCTTGGAGCGGCACCTCATCCTGGCCGATGGCGAACCGGGCATGCTCGTGGCCCAGGCCAAGGAGCTGCACCGCCGCACCCAGGGGCGGATCGCGTCCCTGACCAACCTCATCGACCGCGCCGCCTACCTGGCCATCGCCTCCGGGACCGAGTCCATCAACGCCGAGATCCTGGAGTCCGCCCTAACCGACAATGCCGCCCACCGCCTGGCCGGCACAGCCTGACCCGCAGTCCGCAGGCCAAGGCCGCGGGCTACGGGGGGTGCCTGGCGGGTATGACATCAACCGGTGGCCGATCGCGGTCCCACCAGCACCGGAGGAGCACCCCGTGAGTTGGTTGTGGCGGCTGGCCGACCGGTACGGCCTCTCTGCAGCAGCGACGTTGGTCGCTCTGGGCATACCCCGCGCCGCAGCATCCGTGCCCACGCTCGAGGAGCACCTGCGCGGCCACGGTGCCACCCTCACCGAGCGGCTCGGCCCGCACCACCCCTTCGGCAGCGAACGGTTCCCGGCTCAAGGCCCGGTCCTGGATGCCGAACTGGAGAGGTATGCACGGACCTATCGGACCGGGCGCACCCCCTCCCCCACGTTCCGCTACTGCCCTCACTGCCTGACCGAGGAAGGCACATGGTCACGGTCGTGGCTGACCCGGCTGCCCGGCATCTGCCCCACCCACGAGGTGCTGCTCCTCATCTCCTGTCCGAGCTGCGAGAAAGTGCCGTTCAGCAAACCCTTCTGGCTGACAGTCACCAGCCCCCTCTGGGCCTGCCCGCAGGCCAGCGGCGAGCAACCCGAACCACGACGACACCGACACCGCTGCGGCCAGGACCTGCGAGAAGCTCCCACCCACCGGCCGAGCGCTGATCAGGCCCACTGCCTGAGTGCCCTGAACGACATGGCCACGGCCGGGGCAACCACTCCGCGATCCACCCTCACGGTGGCCGACATCCAGACGACCCACCGTGACCACCTTGACGCCATGTTCGAACTCGTCGACGAACTCGTCGGTGTCAAGACGTCCCTCGCCCGCGACTGCGAACCTACGGACGATTTCGTCACCGCGGCACAGGTCGCGCTCTCGGTGCTGAACCAGCCCTCCGCAGATCAGGCTGCTGGGATGGCCGAGCAGCACGGCCTGCTGAACCCCGCGGGAAGGCACACACCGTTGCTCACCGACTCCCGGCTGCGGCGACGACTGCATAACCCCCTCTTGGCTGCGATCCGCCTCCAGTCTCTCGCAACTTCGCTGTCGCCAACGGCGCAACTGACCTTCCGCACCGCCTCAGCCGTCCCGCGTTACCCCGCCCCGTACCCGCCCGGCGAGATGCAGGACTACCCGACGAACTGGCCCGGCCAGACCCGACTGGATTGGATCCCTCAACTCATCTGGCCAGGCGTGCTCACCCCGTGGATCGAGGACCAGAACATCCCTGCCCGCGCGGCCGCGTCCATGCTGCTGGCAAGAGTGGGCAGTACCCGGCCCTGGTCGCTCATCGCCTTGGATCTGGGCCTCCCAGCTGCTTTCGGCACCACCCCGCCAGCACTGGTCAAAGGCCTGCGCCGTACCGGACTTTGGGAGTCCTTCCTCGCGGCGCTGGACGATCTCGCCACCGCATTGGAGGACGATCCACCACCCATCGACTACTCCGCCCGCCGCTGGGCCGCCTGCACCCCCTTGCACATGTACGGGGCCATCAAACAGGCTCGCCTGATCTATGGAGAGTGCGACATCAGCGACGACCGCCACCTGGCCAGGAAGACCTGGGGGCTCTACACCGGCGGGCATGGTTCCTTCTTTCCCGGCACAGACATCTCCGGCCCCGTTGTTGAGGAAACCGAGCCCAGTCCGCTGGGCGACCGCATCACCAGATTCACGGCGGAAACCCTGCACCACCTGGCCGGGCAGCCCGACCATGGCCCGCTGGAGTGGCGCCCACCTTGACTACAGCACACCGTGACCGAAGGCAGCAGCCGGATCCCGTCGCCGTCCGGCCGGAGCACAATCGGGATCGGCTATGAGCAGATCGCCCGCAGCATCGCCCTCGACGCCCTCGACCTGGGCCGAGCCCCGTCCGCAGGCTGGGTTGCCGCGCGCGTGGCCGAGCACGGCCTCCCCTGGGGCGAGTTCAACGAAGATGCCTGGCACCAAAGAATCTGGTGGCTCGCCAGCCACATGAAACCCGGCCGAGCCCCCAGCGACGACGAAGTCGTCGCCGTCCGTGTCCATCACTCGTTCGGCACCAGCAGCCGACGACTGCACCCCCTGCAACGGTGGAAGGACATCCTCGAAGGCACCGACGCAGTGGCAGGCTGACCCGTCCAACGTCGGCGCGGCCGGGCTGGTGTGCTCGGCTGAGTATCGTGCTGTTGCGCACCTCCCGAAGAGTCTGCGAGTTGGATGGGCGCCGTTCCCGTCCCCGCTCAGCGAACTGGGCATACTGAATCCCCATAATGCGGATTCAACGCGACACGGCCCGCATCATCCCGGTGAGTCCGCAAGGACGAGCGCTCCTACTTCGTGGGCATGACCCGGCAAGCACCAGATACTTCCTATTGGTTCACGATCGGTGGCCAGATCGAGGAGCCAGAGTCAGCACGGAACACCGCCATTCGGGAGTTGAAGGAAGAGACTGGCATCGTCGCGACGGAGGACGACCTCATCGGCACCATCCACCCACGGTCAACACTCGTACGCCTTCAACGGCATCACGTACCACTCCCGATCCGTGTTCTTCGTACTACCAATCGCCGAGCGCACGATCCGGCCACACGGGCTACCCGGGGAGATCGTCACAGCGACCGGGTGGTGGGACGAGCACGGCATCCGGAACGCCCCGCTATCCAACCCCGAGATTGCGGACATCGTCAGCGAGGCTTTCTCACCAGCGGCTGCGCTGCATGGTGAGTAGGACGAGGGCGGCGGCGATGATGTCGCCGATTCTCCTGGGGCAGACGGTGACGCGGCGTAGCGCCTTCCAGGTCGACTTCAGCAGGGCGTTGGCGCGTTCGGCCGGTGCCCGCAGGACGCTGAGCAGCTGGTTGCGGGTCTGGTTGTCGGGGTCCAGGTTGGCGCCTTTGGTCGGGACGTGGATGCCGATGCCGGCGCCGGTGTAGCCCTTGTCGGCCAGCGTGGGCATCCCGGCGGCGGCCGCCGGGTACAGGGCGCCGAGCGCGTGGGCGCGGGCGGCGGTGATGTCGTGGGTGCGGCCGGGTTCGACCTCGCTGGTCCAGACCGGGAACCCGTCGGGGTCGGTCAGCACCTGGATGTTGCCGCCGTGGGCCCGGTGCTTGCCCGAGTACCACAGGTCGTGCCCGGCCTCGGAGCGGGCGCCCGAGCGGGTGGTCTCGATCAGCGTGCCGTCCAGGCACACGAACGCCCACCCCTGCTCCAGACCCTGGGCCAGCACGTCCCCTAGCTCGGGGGCCCGGTCCGCGATGACCTCCACGGCCTCGTGCAGGTACCGGTAGGCGGTGGCCTGGCTGATCCCGGCATCGCGGGCCAGCAGGTGCACGGCGGTGTCGTCCTTGAACCAGCGCAGCACCAGCAGCGCCTGGGTCCAACTGGTCGCCGCCCGCTGCCAGGGCCGCACGTCATTGGCGCGGCGGTGGGCCTGTACCCAACCCGAGACCCGGGCCACGGTAGAGAAGGGGACCTCGAGGGTGGCACGATAGGTGATCACGTGGGGTCCTGGTCCTGTCCTGTTCGGCTTCTTGGTCGAAACCGAATCTGACACCCAGGACCCCACGCCTACGTCAGGACACGCCGTCCCCGCAGGTCACACCAGTCACCCCAGTCACAGGATCGCCTGCTGGTGAGAAAGCCTCAGTCTCGCCATCAGAACCGCGCAAGCCCAAGGAAGCCGCTGACCCAACGCAAACTGCTGCGGCGGAAGCCATGGTCGCTGCCGGTCAGTCTCGGAGCAACTGCAGCTCGTCACCCCAGTCGTCGATGATGGGCTTCAACAGTGGCCCGGCACGTTGTTGGTCGAAAGTGGGGCAGAGCGTTCAGACCTGCGGTCCGGTGACGATGAGTCTCGGCGGACCATTGACAGCGAGGGAGCTTGATGGGAGTCTGACTGTTGAGGTGACCCGCCAAAGGTGGGCGCGACGTGCTCACGAACACAACGGGTGCCGGAACGGAGTTCGGGCCATGCGGGAAAAGTCTCAGTTTAAGGCGCTTCCAGCACTGGGAGTCGCGAGCCTCGCGCTCGTTGTGAGCGCCCTCGTCAGCGGGCCACCGGCGTTCTCAGGAGGGGAGGTGTTGCCGAATGTTGACAAGACCTACATTGATGAATCCGGCGTAATTCACTATACTTTCGATCCTGAGAGCATGCCAGGGGCAACATTGAGCCGAGAAACGACGGATCTACTATCTGATGGATCATGTGATCTTACCGCCAGCGGAGGAGCAAGCGGCAAAGCGGGTGATCCAACCATAACGGTGGGTTCCGAGATATCGTTCGATCCCGATACATGCGAGAGATTAATGGCAACAGCATCGTATCCGCTTGATCGCGCACCTCAATCTGTTCTGGATACGCTAACCCCGACAGATGGCACGCGGGTCGATTCCGAGCACTTGTCGGGCGGGTTTCATCCAAATGCCACTTGGTTTGGTAAACTGAAGGCCTATATCGAGGACCCCATCCAGATCGACGTTTCTTCTACTACCTCTGAGCACACATGGAACTCGAGCGGTGGAGAAAGTCATAACCATCGATGGGGCTAGTATACGCCATCAGGTTGGTCGCGGACGGATTACTCCGCAATCAATGGAAGTTACTACACAGACACCACCGGCTGGTTCACCAACCTCGTTTTCTGCAACCCTTTCCTGGACACGCAGACGTTTCATAGGCAAACAATCTTCCGCGGATACACGAACGGAACCTGGAGTTGGGATTACAGCATGAACAAGGGTGGTGGAGATGGTGACTGTAGCTACCTCCTCAACTATCGCTATACAGCCGTCACCCCCTAATTCTGTGAGAGTGGGTCTTACATGCTTTCTCAGGAGCTTAGAAAGAGGGAGGGAAGCCCTTTTACTAGTCCGTGGCTCTATGTGACATTTGTCGTCACACTCCTTCTCTCACCGCTACTGTTCTGGATCTCGTTAGTAATTGGGGCGCCAACCGTAGTCGCCGGCGCCCTGTGGGGTCGGCGCTCGGTGACCGCAATCGGGTTGGGTCTAATTCTCGGAGGCTTGCCCTACCCGCTGTTAGGATTCGTGCAGAACATCTAGCCTGAAGGCTCTGGTAGACGTCACGAGGGGATCGGAGTAACCGGGGCGACGCGATTGCCGAGGACCGCCGTTTCAAGGTCGAATGCGTCGACGACGACAGCGACATCCACCTGGAGGCCGAGACCGACGGCGACGGCTGGGTTACGGTCGGTGACCTCACCGATGGGTCCAAGCACGGCTGGACGTGCTTCCCCGTTCGGGGGCTGCGCCAACGTGCGGGTCCTCATGAAGTGGGCAGAGAGCGGAGAGGCCCACGAGAAGGCGTTCACCACCACTCTCACCTGAGATTGGGGGGGTCCTACTATATCAGAACGCTGGCGATAGTCGCGAGGCCGGCCAGCGCCGACAGCGTCGACGAGCGATAGGTGGAGGGTGTGCCGTCGCCGTGCGCGACGAGGGATATAGCCGCGATGACGGCGCCCCGGCAGCGTTGTTGGGACGAGAACTCTGAGCAAGAGGGTGTCTCATGCTCATTAGCCCTTTGCGAGGGCTCTCTAACAGTGCGCGGTGGCCGACTTTGCGCCGAGCGGTCCGAACTATCCAGAACGAACCACCCACGGTGACCCGCGCGTCAGGAGGCGATCTTGCACCGGCACGCCGCGGCCTGTCCCGTAAGGCCCGTCCGCTTTGGGCATCTGGGACGCGGGCGTCCAACGGAACGCTCGTGCCTGAGGATTTGGACAAGATAGTGAGAACGCGGGCGTGCGAGCTTCTTGTCAACCCACAGGTCACAGCGCCGCACCGATGACAGATCGCGCGAGAACCTACAGCCGTGATATCAAGGACGACCCCCAGGATCGCGCGGAGATCGAGGCGATCCAGGAGGACCGGACCGCGCTACAAGGGACGCCATGAGGGGTGAGGTCCACCGGCTGCCCGCCCGCGGCAAGGGCCACGAGCAGCAGGGCCGCCGGTATGCCGTGGTCCTGCACCCGGACTGGCTCACCCTCAGCACCTGGATCGTCGCCTTCACCAGCACCAGCGCTCGACAGACCACTTTCCGACCCGAGGTCGAGGTCGCCGGTCAGCGCACCCTCGTGATGTGCGACCAGATCGCCACCGTCGACCTGAACTGTCTCGCCGAGCGCGCTGGCTATCTCACCCTTCAGGAGATGCAGCGCGTTGACGAAGGACTTTCCTTGGTTCTTGATCTGTAACACCGGGCGACCGACCCCTTGAGCTCTTGCGACGCGCACGGCTCACCCGAGCCACCAGGGCTTGAGATCAATCAGCCAGTGACTGCGCAGCGTGAGCGCACGCTCAAGTGATGCCGCGGTGCCGGCGACGAGCAGGCTGGTGTTGGCCCAGCCAGGCAACGAGATCGGTGAGGTGTAGGTGCCGAACCTGTCCCCCACCACCTCCCACTGGGTCAGCGCCTCGAGCAGTTGTGGCCCAAAGAGCACTAACCCAAGCAGCAGGATCACGCTGGCCACTCGGCCGATCCACTTGCTGAGAACAGGGAATCGATGGTCAGTCACCGCGCGCCAGTACTCGGCGCTGTGCCGGACCGGCGTCAGGGTGTGCTCCTGGCCACCGTCGTCTGGCACCAGGTGTATCCGCCTGAGTCCGGTGGACCCGACCGAGACCTCGACAACCCCGCCGGGCACCGGGAACGCGGTGGGCTGCTCGGACACCAACTCCTGCCGCCCGTCCACATAGAAGTCGACCGTGCCGTCCGCGCTGAAGTACCTGACGTCAGCCGCGTAGTCACGCGCGACGCCGTCCTCGTCGGCTAGCTCGATGTGAAAGACCGAGCGGCTCAGCATCTGCCAGGGACGGTGCGGCTGCAGCGCGCTGCCGTCCCCCGGCTCGGTCCTGGGCAGCTGTCGCTTGCCCCGCCACTTCGACCACACGTCGAGCTTCCCCTCGTCGCTTCCGAACCAACCCTAGTGGAGTGCTGTGCGAGAGACTGGGACTCATGCACAGCGCCGCCGAGACAGAGACGATCACGATCCAGGTCGGCGGACTGACACGCGCCGACATCGTCCGGAACCTGCAGCAGGCGGGCGTGCAACTCAACACCCACGCCGAGACGCTCCTGGCGGGGCCGGAGTTTGACGCTCCGAGGGAGCGGACCCTGCG contains the following coding sequences:
- a CDS encoding ATP-binding protein, whose translation is MSAPTPWGAWLEEYDTASYQLSRKAGWDAFVNAAPRPRFEVLTRAEMRALDEDTLADYNEARRVWNANPPTIKTQQLTRAFQVLEQVMASGRRDGDKLRGSAVVDAEPGLGKTTIATRFAREVHRRGYRRHGPFTDDGSQRLPVAFVPLAAGVTLKGLNQQILKFYDHPAAERANNRTQLTSLAVDCVTTCATRLVVIDDLHFIDFRHKNGIEVSNHLKSLANALPVTFLYVGVNLMAKRFFDEGMDGEQAVYAQMSRRATRCPVTPFSIDNDAGARAWTDLLSTLERHLILADGEPGMLVAQAKELHRRTQGRIASLTNLIDRAAYLAIASGTESINAEILESALTDNAAHRLAGTA
- a CDS encoding NUDIX domain-containing protein; this encodes MTRQAPDTSYWFTIGGQIEEPESARNTAIRELKEETGIVATEDDLIGTIHPRSTLVRLQRHHVPLPIRVLRTTNRRAHDPATRATRGDRHSDRVVGRARHPERPAIQPRDCGHRQRGFLTSGCAAW
- a CDS encoding type II toxin-antitoxin system PemK/MazF family toxin, with protein sequence MRGEVHRLPARGKGHEQQGRRYAVVLHPDWLTLSTWIVAFTSTSARQTTFRPEVEVAGQRTLVMCDQIATVDLNCLAERAGYLTLQEMQRVDEGLSLVLDL
- a CDS encoding transposase family protein, whose translation is MITYRATLEVPFSTVARVSGWVQAHRRANDVRPWQRAATSWTQALLVLRWFKDDTAVHLLARDAGISQATAYRYLHEAVEVIADRAPELGDVLAQGLEQGWAFVCLDGTLIETTRSGARSEAGHDLWYSGKHRAHGGNIQVLTDPDGFPVWTSEVEPGRTHDITAARAHALGALYPAAAAGMPTLADKGYTGAGIGIHVPTKGANLDPDNQTRNQLLSVLRAPAERANALLKSTWKALRRVTVCPRRIGDIIAAALVLLTMQRSRW